In the genome of Pontibacter actiniarum, the window TCGTAAGGTCAGGCATGTCGATGTCCAGGCTACCGTTGTAGGTAACAATCGTATTGGAGCCGGACAGCCTTTTTGTCTCGATAACCACCACGCCGTTGGCCGCCTTTGATCCATAAATAGCTTTGGAAGCGGCATCCTTCAGCAGTGTTACACTTTCCACACGGTTAATATCCAGGTCCAGCACCTGTTCTGCGGTGGCTTCGAAACCGTTCAGTATAAACAGCGGCTGGTTTGGGCTTTTGAGGTAGTTTCCCTTTAGGCCGGAACCAGCCAGTGCTTCATCCACCGGGAAGGTAGAAGTTCCACGGATCTGCATTTCGGGCAGGGCGTTTGGGTTAGCCCCCAAAGCCAGGTTGTCCATAATAACGATGGAGGGATCAATGTTACGGATAGTCTGAAACAGGTTGGCATTGCCAACGCGCTTGAGCTCTTCCTGAGTGATGGTAACCGCTGAGCCTGTAAAGCTCTCTGCCTTACGCTCAAAAATACCAGTGATCACTACCTGGGAGAGCTCCGTTACGTTTGGGACCATCTGGACATTAATCTCCTCACGGCCATTGACCGGCACCTCTATCACCTCAAAGCCAATAAACCGGAAAATAAGCACATCGCCGGCGGCCACAGGTAAACTATAGGTACCTTGGTTATCAGCTACGACGCCCCGGCTGCTCCCTTTAACCATAACGCTCACACCAGGCAAGGGCTGACCCTTTTCGTCGGTGACCCTACCGCTTACCCTTGCTTCCTGTTTTTTCCTTATCACCTCCCTGTCAGCTTCTTGCGGTGTAATAACCACCGTGTTATCTTCGCTAATCTCTACCTTGTAACGTGGGCCTACAAGGCTCGCCACAGCTTCGGCCAGGGTGACGTTGGTAAACCGGGCATTCACCTGACGGCTTACATCCAGCTCATCATCGCTGTAGAAAAAGTGGACATTAGCTTGGCTTTTAATTCTGGAGAAGGCTTCCTGCAGCGTGACGTTGCCCATGTTAATGCTGATGAGCTTGTTGGCAGCACTTGGCACTGCTTTGCCCTGATAGTCACCATCTGGTACGTAATAAGAAATTGTTTGCGAAAACGCATTTCCTGTAACATTTACCGAGCAGGCCAGTAAAAGCAGCAGAAGCTTTTTCTTCCGCTGCGAGAGTGTGTTTCTCCGGAGAGCCAAGCCCGGTGAAGCTTCTTTTAGTAGAGGTTTTATCATAAGGTTACTGGTTAGATAAGGTGGTGGTATAGTATAGATGCACAGTGCCAGACTAAAACTCAGAAAGCCTACAGGTGTACAAGAAACGCTAACAATTATACTATTATAACAATAATCAATATGGTTATAACAACAAACACACCAGTGTTGGGTTTCTGTCTTTTCAGCTATAGGTTATAACAGGCCACACTTCTCCTAGCAGACATGCAGGTGTCACCTGCCGTTAACTGAAAAGCAGTGGGCAAAAACTAAGATTTGTGTTATGTTACTCCTTCTCTAAAAGAATAACCTTGTTGTTTTCAATCCGGTAATTTATACCAGAGGTCTTGCTGATTAAATCCAGTATGTGCTCAAGGGGTCTACTTTTCAAGGCGATGCCTGTGAAGATTTTATCTTTCATGGAGGGGTGCTGGTACGTGACACGGATGTCATACCAGCGGGCAAGCTTGGTCAGTATAGTTTCAAGCCTTTCCTTTTTGAAGTAGAACTCCCCGTTTTTCCAGGCAGTATACTCTCCGGTTTCTACCTCCCTTACACTAATTTTGTTATTAGCACGGCTATACACCGCCTGCTTGTCAGGTGTAAGTATAGTAGGCTTGCTGGCCGCAGTGCCTTCCATACTTACTTTTCCCTCTACTAGTGTGGTGGCAATGGTTGCATCATCGGCATAAGCACTCAGGTTAAACTTGGTGCCAAGTACTCTTACCTCCACTTCACCCGTTGTTACTACAAATTGCTTCGCGTCTTTCTGTACCTCAAAATACGCTTCGCCGTGCAGCTCAACTTCGCGTCTGTCGCCCGTAAAATGGGTGGGGTACTTTAGCGACGATGCTGAGTTGAGCCATACTTTGGTGCCATCGGGTAACTGCACCTGGTACTCTCCGCCGACGGGTACCTGCAACGTATTGTAGGCAATAACCGACCCGGCAGCTGCTTCGTCATCCGGGTAAGCAAGAAGGTTGTTTTCATTTCTGACTTCCAGGCCGGAAAGTTTGAGTAGCTCTTTGCCTTGCTGCGTCAAGTCTATTTCCTCGCCGCCTGCCAACAGCAGCACCGCCTTGTTTTTGGCAGGCATCAGTCTAGGTTCAGTCTGTACGCCTTGTGTTTGTACGGGTTGCTCAGCAGCCCCAAGTAGTTCTTTTCCAGGCTTGTTGTTCAAATACACATACAGGGACCCGGCTAGGCCAACCACAAACAGCACCGCTGCATACTTCAGGTACTGAACTAGGAAGCCTGGTGCTTGAGGTTTGCTTTTCTCTCGGATTCGGGTTTTCACCGTGCGCAGTGCCCGATGGCTATCGAACTGGTCATAAGTTTCAAACCTATGCCTTATGGTCTGCACGTCCACGATGCGATCATACAGCTTCTCATTTTCAGGCTGCGCTTTCCACTGGGTTAGCACCGCACTTTCCTCCTCTGTAAGAGTACCCGCAATGGATTTACAGATAAGGTCCGCCAGCTGAAAATTAGAGTTGTTTAAGCGCATAATTTCTTTCTAGTATCTATAGAACTCCTGAAGGTGTGATTCGGGTGGAAAACTTTTTTTATTTTTTCATCTGCTTGCTCTGAGCTACTTAAACTCTACCGCCGTCACGACGTCATTACGCTACCTTCCCAGCAGAATCTGGAGGAGCAATACAGCATAAGGGTGGGCTTTCAGAAAATCCCTGAGTAACTGGATTGCCCTTGCCCGCTGTGATTTAACAGTATTCAGGCTAATGCCCATATCATCTGCGATTTCACTATACTTCAGTTCTTCAATACAGGAAAGTTCAAACACCCGCCTACATTTCGCAGGTAAGGCTTCCAAGGCCTGGTAGAGTGTAGCATGCACCTCCTCCTCCACAATATAGAAATCCGCCGCCACAACGGCTTCCATTCCATCGAGCATGTCCAGAGAGGTATGCCTTCCTGACTTTTTAAGGTAATCCAGCGATGCGTTACGCACAGTGTTATAAAGGTAGGACTTCAAGGCAAGCATGTTGTCAAACTTATGGCGCTTCTCCCAAAGCACCACCATGGATTCGGCCACTATTTCTTCAGCAATCTCTTGATCGCGAACAAACCTTATTGCAAATCCACATAAACGCCCATAGAACTTATGAAACAGTGCATCATAAGCCTTTTCGCTCCCTTCCTTAAGTTCGCTGATTAGTGACTTGTCCATAATTTTTACTTGTGGACCTAAAATCTAGTAAGAGATTTTGATATATACTATTTTATACTAAAGAAAGTAAGAAACAGGATTTGTTGGCCACCTATGCTGA includes:
- a CDS encoding FecR family protein, yielding MRLNNSNFQLADLICKSIAGTLTEEESAVLTQWKAQPENEKLYDRIVDVQTIRHRFETYDQFDSHRALRTVKTRIREKSKPQAPGFLVQYLKYAAVLFVVGLAGSLYVYLNNKPGKELLGAAEQPVQTQGVQTEPRLMPAKNKAVLLLAGGEEIDLTQQGKELLKLSGLEVRNENNLLAYPDDEAAAGSVIAYNTLQVPVGGEYQVQLPDGTKVWLNSASSLKYPTHFTGDRREVELHGEAYFEVQKDAKQFVVTTGEVEVRVLGTKFNLSAYADDATIATTLVEGKVSMEGTAASKPTILTPDKQAVYSRANNKISVREVETGEYTAWKNGEFYFKKERLETILTKLARWYDIRVTYQHPSMKDKIFTGIALKSRPLEHILDLISKTSGINYRIENNKVILLEKE
- a CDS encoding RNA polymerase sigma-70 factor encodes the protein MDKSLISELKEGSEKAYDALFHKFYGRLCGFAIRFVRDQEIAEEIVAESMVVLWEKRHKFDNMLALKSYLYNTVRNASLDYLKKSGRHTSLDMLDGMEAVVAADFYIVEEEVHATLYQALEALPAKCRRVFELSCIEELKYSEIADDMGISLNTVKSQRARAIQLLRDFLKAHPYAVLLLQILLGR